The Elephas maximus indicus isolate mEleMax1 chromosome 19, mEleMax1 primary haplotype, whole genome shotgun sequence genome contains a region encoding:
- the MXRA7 gene encoding matrix-remodeling-associated protein 7 yields MEAPAELLAALPVLVTALALLLAWLLVRRGAATASPESPAEASEAPVPPPHGAPEPTAAPEEGQGELAEEEEATEAGQVEEMDPDGERGLPQEGPEEEDGEGTFSFKYSPGKLRGNQYKQMMTKEELEEEQRVQKEQLAAIFKLMEDNKETFGEMSDGDVQEQLRLYDM; encoded by the exons ATGGAGGCGCCGGCGGAGCTGCTGGCCGCGCTGCCGGTGCTGGTCACCGCGCTGGCGCTGCTGCTCGCCTGGCTACTGGTGCGCCGCGGGGCGGCCACTGCGTCCCCGGAGTCTCCGGCCGAAGCCAGCGAGGCTCCCGTGCCACCGCCTCATGGAGCCCCAGAGCCCACGGCCGCGCCCGAGGAGGGGCAGGGGGAGCTcgcggaggaggaggaggccacCGAGGCCGGGCAG GTGGAGGAGATGGACCCAGACGGTGAGAGGGGCCTGCCCCAAGAAGGGCCAGAGGAAGAAGACG GAGAGGGGACCTTCTCCTTCAAATACAGCCCTGGGAAGCTGCGGGGGAACCAGTACAAGCAGATGATGACCAAAGAGGAGCTGGAGGAGGAGCAAAG AGTTCAGAAAGAACAGCTGGCTGCCATCTTCAAGCTTATGGAGGACAACAAGGAGACATTCGGAGAGATGTCGGACGGGGACGTCCAGGAGCAGCTCAGACTCTATGACATGTAG